AATAGTTTGGGTAACCATGAAATCGCTATTCGCGAATTGAAAAAATGCATGAAATTTGAACCGGAAAACGCAGATTATCCCTACGCGATAGCCACAATTTATTCCCAAATAGGAAATAAAGAAAAATCAAAGAAATATGCCGAACAATCCTTAAAGATTAATTCAAATCATCATGGATCTTGGAGAATTCTGGAACGCTCGTCTAGACAATGAAGAAAAAATGAGATAAAGTCCCGCAAGGCATATTCAAAGAATGGCGCCCATCATCCAAAACCAGATCTCTATGACAGACATACGACGCAAACAGGCTGAACGGTCCGCAGAAACGAGTACTCGGATTCTTGACGGAGCTCAGAAATTGTTTTCCAATAATGGATTTGAAGGTGTTTCCATGCGTGCTATTGCAGCGGAAGCACAGGTGAACCTTGCTTCTATTGTCTATTACTTCGAGAGCAAAGAAGGCCTGTATTTTGCTGTCATCGACCGTTATGCGGAAGATATTCTTGAGCTTCGCCGCAGAGCCGTGGCAAAAGCAGACAAGAACCCGTCTTTAGAGGGATATGTTCGTGCTTTTATGGAACCTGCGTTTCAGATTCTTTTGGATTCCAAATACGGAGGTTGTGAATTTGCCAGACTTTTGTGGCGTCTTCCCCATGAACCCAAATTTATTCAAGAGAGAATGACTCCAAAATACGTTACTCCGATTTATGAGTTGTATGTGACGTGTATCAAAAAACTTTACCCTGATGTTTCTATCATCTACATCCAGTTTATTATGCATATTGCCAGGTCACTCTTCTTTTCTACGCTGGGGCGTAGCGCCAGTAGCAACATCTGGCCTTGCGAGGCCTTGAGCAGCGATTACGAAGAGGTGCTGAATCGCATGGTGAAATCCCTTTGTTCCGCATTGGAATCAATGCTGAAATAAAAAGGCCTGGATTTGCCTGGTTATGTGGATTTACAGGTGGATTAGGCGTGCATTCTTCGCTTGCCAGTGGTAAAATAGGAGCAGATATGAGTGTCATTCCCAATGTTTTAGCGGAGAGGTACGCTTCTTCCGCGATGAAGTCCATTTGGTCGGCCGAAGGCCGTATTGTTCTCGAACGTGAATTCTGGATTGCCGTGATGAAGGCGCAGAAGGATCTGGGCCTGGATATTCCGGACGGTGTGATTGAAGCCTATGAACAGGTCAAGGATCAGGTCAATATGGATTCCATCAATGCCCGGGAACGTATTACGCGGCACGACGTCAAGGCTCGCATTGAAGAATTTTGCGATTTAGCTGGATGTGAACATATTCATAAGGGAATGACTTCCAGGGATTTGACGGAAAATGTCGAACAACTTCAGGTTTGGCGTTCCATGCAAATCATTCGCGACAAGGCCGTCGCGGTTCTCGTCCGCATGAGTACTCGTGCCGGGCAGTGGAAGGATGTACCTCTTGCAGCCAGGACGCATAACGTAGCGGCTCAGACGACGACAGTAGGGAAAAGGATAGCTATGTTTGGCGAGGAAATCGTCCATGCTCTTTCTTCCTGGATTTCAACGATGGATCGCTATGCTGTCCGTGGCCTTAAAGGAGCTGTCGGAACCCAGTTGGATCAGTTGTCTCTGTTCCAGCAGGACAAGGTTCGCGTGATTGAATTGGAAAACCGTGTGTGCGCCCATCTCGGCATTCCCTCCAAGTTGATGAACGTCGGGCAGGTGTATCCGCGTTCTCTGGACTTTTCCGTCGTTTCCGGCTTGGTAGAACTTACCTCCGGTTGTTCTTCCTTTGCCAAGACATTGCGCCTGATGGCCGGCCATGAACTGGCGACGGAAGGATTTGCCAAGGGACAGACGGGTTCCAGCGCCATGCCTCACAAGATGAACGCCCGTTCCTGTGAGCGTGTTAATGGTTTCCATATCATCCTCAAGGGATTGCTGACCATGATCGGCGGACTTGCCGGTGATCAGTGGAATGAAGGGGACGTTTCCTGCTCAGTGGTACGGCGCGTTGTGTTGCCCGATTCTTTCTTTGCTGCCGATGGATTGTTTGAGACCTTCCTGACGGTTTTAGACCAAATGGGAATTTACGAACCCGTTGTCGAAGCGGAACTGCGTCGTTATCTGCCCTTCCTGATGACGACGACTATTCTCATGGAAGCCGTCAAGCGTGGTGTTGGCCGTGAAACCGCCCACGAAGTCATCAAGGAACATGCTGTGGCGGTTTCCAATGATCTCCGTAAGGGCTCAATCACATCCAATGACTTGTTGGATCGTCTTGGTGCCGATTCACGTCTCGGCATGACGCGGGCGGAACTTCAGGAAATTTTCGACCATAATTCCCGGACAACGGGCATGGCCGCCTCGCAGGTGGATTATTTCCGTGATTCTGTGGAAGCTCTTGTAGCGGAGTACCCGGCTGGTGCTTCTTACAAACCGGGGGCTATCCTGTAAATTCAAGAGCTGTCGGTATGGCTGTACCGGCTGCATGATAAATATCCGGGCTGTTTCTGCCGTGATGTGCAGAGAACAGCCCGGATTTTTTTGGGAAGGGAGACACTCAGGCTTTTTTCAGGCGAAGAATGACGATTTCGGACGGTACTCCGAGACGTATTGGAAAGCCGTTCCAAATCCCTGATCCGTTTGAGATAAACAATACCATGTCGCCGACATGGTATGAACCGGAGACGTAACCGGCATTGAATCCGGCTACAATACGGTTTACTCCGACGATCATTCCCCCATGGGTATGTCCTGAAATTTGCAGGTCCACTCCGTTTCGGGAAGCCTCGGGTGCTAGTCGGGGCTGATGGGAGAGAAGGATTCTGGTCATATAGTGCGGTGCGTCGTTCAACGCCTGTTCGATGGAAGGCTGTGGATGTCCTGTACGACCTGCTGTAGGGTCGGTAACGCCCGCCAGTACAATTCCGGCCTTACCCGTACCGACGAGTACATGCTCATTCGGAAGCATTTTGATACCCAAACAGGAGAGAAAATCCATCCATTGATCGTATCCTGAATAATATTCGTGATTGCCCGGAACGCCGTATACACCATACCGAGCGGAAAGATTCTGAAGGGGGAGAAGATCCCTGCCACGGATATTGACCGGTCCGTCTACAAAGTCTCCGACAATGACGGTCAGATCCGGTTTGCAAGCATTGGCTCGATCGACGATAGACTGGATGCGGTCGGCTCGGGTTATACTGTCCGCATGCAGATCGGCCAGTACGGCAATAGTCATGCCCTCCGCTTCCAGGGGCAGATGCTTGAGGAAGACCGTTTCTTCCCGGACATTAGGCACGCTGGTACCATTGATGATGCCGAATGTTGCCAGGATGAGAGATAGGATCAGCAGCACCAGATTGACATGGTTACTGGCAAATGGGAACTTGGCCTTTCCTCTGCGGCGGAAACAAAGACGCAACAAGTGACAACATCCGTTGAGAATATTAGCTGCCAGAAGCAGGAAAAAAAAGATGAACAAGGTGGCAAACAACCAGGTTGTGATCATCAGAAAACTTTTGGGAAGATCCGGCGCAAAAAACATAGGACCACCGATAAGACCAAGTAGATAGAATTTGAAAGCTACGGCGGCTAGTACCAAAAGGAGTCCTGTTTTCCAGATTCTTTTGATTTTCAACGGCATGATTCCTCTCCAAAAAACATAGAGAGTCAGTACTGCTCCAAAAATAATCATAGCATTCATTCAAGGTTGTTTATAAATGCAGAAGATATGTTCGGCAAGAGAGCTTCCCGTTTTATTTGTCTCCTTCCTTTCCTCTTGTTGTGTTGAGAAGTTGAGAAAAAGTCTGCGGATGGTTTCAGGTGTTCTAGAACTAGTCTGATTCTGAAAGTGAGACAATATTTACCAAGTGAAATCAAAAAAGAAATCCTCATAAGCGTTTGTGCTTATGAGGGTTATAAATGGAGCCGATTGTCGGATTTGAACCGACGACCGTCCGCTTACAAGGCGGGTGCTCTACCCCTGAGCTAAATCGGCATGACTTATGTGGGAAACAATATAGTGGCTGTAATTAGTTTGGCAAGGGAATTCGTTGTCAAAATCAGAAGAGAGATCCCTGTGTCATGGGGGGAGATGTATCCTGAGAAGAATCTTCGGGATGTTCTTCCGACGAAGATGCGGAGGGAGGAGGGATTTGCGATTGAGCAGGGACTGGGGAAGCGGGAGTTGCCGGGCTGTCTTCCTGTTGTTTGGATGGCGCCATGATGCGAGAGACTCGGTCTACCTGGTGTTTGATGACGATGTTGCCTTGCGCATTACGGTTTTTGATGCGGAGTTCGCCGAAAGAATAGGACCGGACGAGGTTGCGCAGTTTGAGAACGGCTTTTAGATAGACGTTGACGCTGATGGCGGCACTGTCTTCTTCCGTGGCGTGTACGCTGAAGTGAAAGATACGCGTACCTTTGGTCCCTTTGGTTAAAGGGTATTCCTTGTCACGGGTAAATCCTCCGATCTTGAAGCGTTTGGCGTACAGGGGACCGTTACGACCATCCCGGTACATGAGGTTGAAGACGGGATCGTCGTCTTTGCGAAGGATATTGATGTAGAGCGGGTTTTTCCCGGCAAAGAATTTTTCCTGAATGCGGACTACTTTCAGAACGCAATCGGCATCAATGATGAGGACATCATCAAGGGATGAGCACTTGCAAATGGGTTCGCCTTTTTTGACGCCGAATCCGGCGAAACCTTCTTCGTCGAGGTAGAGAGTTTCCAATGCGGCGGCAACTTGGGCGCGGTCGACGGTACCGAATGCTTCCAGACGGGTTTTTCTGGGGAAGGCGGCTCCGTATTTTTTACGGATGTTCTCGAACCAGCGAATGGTGTAGCGGGTGAGGTTGGCGAGGTTTTTTTCAGTTTTGGCGATGTCTTCTTCAAGGTGGAGGAGGTTTTTCTCCGCCTTGTCGGCATCGTATTTGGAAATGCGTTTGATTTTGATCTCGGTTAAGGCAATGATGTCGTCGCGTGTAACGGGGAGCTTGAGGTGGGAGATGAAGGGTTGGAGGGCGTTGTCGATGGTGTCGAGGACGCTTTCCCAGGTTTCGCAATCTTCGATTGTCAGATAGATGCGGTTTTCGATGAAGATACGTTCCAGACTGCAACGGTGCCATTCCTGATTGAGCTCCTGGAGCTGGATTTCAAGTTCCTGCCGGAGAATGCTCCGGGTGTTGTCCGTGTTGTATTTGAGGATTTCACTGACCCCCATGAAGTAGGGTTTATTGTCGCGTATGACGCAGGCATTGGGGGAGATGCTGACTTCGCAGTCGGTGAAGGCGTAGAGGGCCTGGCGCATCTGTTCGGCATCGCTACCGGGGGGGAGGTGGACGAGGATGTCGGCATGTTGTGCCGTGTTGTCTTCGACTTTTTGAATTTTGATTTTCCCTTTGTCGGCAGCTGCGACGATGGATTCTATCAATTTATCGGTAGTGACACCGAAGGGAACTTCCGTGATCCGGAGGATTTTTTTGCTTTCTATTTCAACTCTGGCACGCACGCGGACTCTTCCGGTACCACGGTCTCCATCACGATAGTCCGTGGCATCCATGATGCCTCCTGTAGGGAAGTCGGGTAGGAGGGTGAACTCTTCTCCCCGAAGGTGGGCAATGGAGGCGTCGATGAGTTCGTTGAAGTTGTGAGGAAGGATTTTGCAGGAAAGTCCAACGGCAATACCTTCTGCTCCCTGGGCTAGAAGGAGGGGGAATTTGACTGGCAGTGTAACCGGCTCCTTGTTGCGTCCGTCGTATGAGAGTTGCCATTCGGTGACTTTGGGGCTGTAGACGACTTCTTTGGCGAAGTGCGTGAGGCGCGCTTCTATGTATCGTGAAGCAGCGGCAGGATCTCCTGTGAGGATGTTGCCCCAGTTTCCCTGTGTGTCGATGAGTAATCCTTTTTGTCCTAGGGTAACGAGGGCGTCTCCGATGGAGGCGTCGCCGTGGGGATGGTATTTCATGGTGTCGCCGACGATGTTGGCGACTTTGTTGAAGCGTCCGTCGTCCATCCGCTCCATGGAGTGCAGGATACGTCTCTGGACGGGTTTGAATCCATCGTTGATGTGCGGAACGGCGCGTTCCAGAATGACATAGGAGGCATAGTCCATGAAGTAGTCGGCATACATGCCTTCCACTGTCCGGCGGGGTGGAATTATGTCGGGTGGGTTACTCACGTGTGATTAATTATAGGGAAGTGCTTTTCGAAGGGCAAGCGGGATTCCCGTACGGGAGGGATGTAAAATGCATGTGTTGCTACCATATTCCCAAGGTTGAAAGGGATCGGCAGACATAAAAAAACTTCCCTTTGCCGTAGTTGCAAAGGGAAGTTTTAAATTGTCATCCGATCGGATGGGAATTATCCAACGAACTTGGCTCGAAGGGCGTCGGCTTCTTCACGAAGCGCGGTAAGTTTTTCGACAAGGGATTCGAGTTCCGCGATTTCTTCCATAACAGCCGCGAGACGGCGGAGGTCATCAGGATTGGTGACAACGATCATTTTTTTGGAACGCTCGGTTGTATTTTTAGAACCGGGCTTGCGGCCACGCCTTTTCTTGGCTGCCTTAGTCCAATTGGAGATGGTTACTGCGCTGACTCCGAATTTTTCAGCAGCTGCCTTCTGTGCGCCACGTCCCGTGAAATTAGCAATGAAATCAAGGATTTCTGCTTTTTCCGTTTCTGTGTAGCGCTTGGCCTTAGTGGTTTGATTGCTCTCGTTTTCCATAACAAATTGTTTGAGATGAGAAAAATATATAAAATTGAGTGAAGGATGCAAGTAAAAATTACGGATTGGAACTATGTTTTTTCAATATCGTATCATGGCTTCAAAAAATTGCTCTCTTCATGCCTCCATGTTGGCACTCGTGTTTTTTTGGGTTTGTTTTGTTGCATAATTAATTTGTCTGGAACGTATTATATGAAATGGAATGTCTAGCAAAAAAATAATAATGAATCCAGGAATTTGCATGACGACAAGATACCATGGCCAAGGGCCGAAGAGAGAAAGGATGGAATCCGATTCGGGAATATGGAGGACAAATCCAAAATTGGTATTCAATAATATATTAATAGGTTAAATTGCAATGAGATAGCATATGCCGAAGAGTTGCGCCAAAAATTTTCCGGATGACTTCGGAACCCATTTAAAAACAAGGGGGATGAATAA
This is a stretch of genomic DNA from Akkermansia sp. N21116. It encodes these proteins:
- a CDS encoding TetR/AcrR family transcriptional regulator, with amino-acid sequence MAPIIQNQISMTDIRRKQAERSAETSTRILDGAQKLFSNNGFEGVSMRAIAAEAQVNLASIVYYFESKEGLYFAVIDRYAEDILELRRRAVAKADKNPSLEGYVRAFMEPAFQILLDSKYGGCEFARLLWRLPHEPKFIQERMTPKYVTPIYELYVTCIKKLYPDVSIIYIQFIMHIARSLFFSTLGRSASSNIWPCEALSSDYEEVLNRMVKSLCSALESMLK
- the purB gene encoding adenylosuccinate lyase, producing the protein MSVIPNVLAERYASSAMKSIWSAEGRIVLEREFWIAVMKAQKDLGLDIPDGVIEAYEQVKDQVNMDSINARERITRHDVKARIEEFCDLAGCEHIHKGMTSRDLTENVEQLQVWRSMQIIRDKAVAVLVRMSTRAGQWKDVPLAARTHNVAAQTTTVGKRIAMFGEEIVHALSSWISTMDRYAVRGLKGAVGTQLDQLSLFQQDKVRVIELENRVCAHLGIPSKLMNVGQVYPRSLDFSVVSGLVELTSGCSSFAKTLRLMAGHELATEGFAKGQTGSSAMPHKMNARSCERVNGFHIILKGLLTMIGGLAGDQWNEGDVSCSVVRRVVLPDSFFAADGLFETFLTVLDQMGIYEPVVEAELRRYLPFLMTTTILMEAVKRGVGRETAHEVIKEHAVAVSNDLRKGSITSNDLLDRLGADSRLGMTRAELQEIFDHNSRTTGMAASQVDYFRDSVEALVAEYPAGASYKPGAIL
- a CDS encoding metallophosphoesterase; this encodes MPLKIKRIWKTGLLLVLAAVAFKFYLLGLIGGPMFFAPDLPKSFLMITTWLFATLFIFFFLLLAANILNGCCHLLRLCFRRRGKAKFPFASNHVNLVLLILSLILATFGIINGTSVPNVREETVFLKHLPLEAEGMTIAVLADLHADSITRADRIQSIVDRANACKPDLTVIVGDFVDGPVNIRGRDLLPLQNLSARYGVYGVPGNHEYYSGYDQWMDFLSCLGIKMLPNEHVLVGTGKAGIVLAGVTDPTAGRTGHPQPSIEQALNDAPHYMTRILLSHQPRLAPEASRNGVDLQISGHTHGGMIVGVNRIVAGFNAGYVSGSYHVGDMVLFISNGSGIWNGFPIRLGVPSEIVILRLKKA
- a CDS encoding DNA gyrase/topoisomerase IV subunit A, with amino-acid sequence MSNPPDIIPPRRTVEGMYADYFMDYASYVILERAVPHINDGFKPVQRRILHSMERMDDGRFNKVANIVGDTMKYHPHGDASIGDALVTLGQKGLLIDTQGNWGNILTGDPAAASRYIEARLTHFAKEVVYSPKVTEWQLSYDGRNKEPVTLPVKFPLLLAQGAEGIAVGLSCKILPHNFNELIDASIAHLRGEEFTLLPDFPTGGIMDATDYRDGDRGTGRVRVRARVEIESKKILRITEVPFGVTTDKLIESIVAAADKGKIKIQKVEDNTAQHADILVHLPPGSDAEQMRQALYAFTDCEVSISPNACVIRDNKPYFMGVSEILKYNTDNTRSILRQELEIQLQELNQEWHRCSLERIFIENRIYLTIEDCETWESVLDTIDNALQPFISHLKLPVTRDDIIALTEIKIKRISKYDADKAEKNLLHLEEDIAKTEKNLANLTRYTIRWFENIRKKYGAAFPRKTRLEAFGTVDRAQVAAALETLYLDEEGFAGFGVKKGEPICKCSSLDDVLIIDADCVLKVVRIQEKFFAGKNPLYINILRKDDDPVFNLMYRDGRNGPLYAKRFKIGGFTRDKEYPLTKGTKGTRIFHFSVHATEEDSAAISVNVYLKAVLKLRNLVRSYSFGELRIKNRNAQGNIVIKHQVDRVSRIMAPSKQQEDSPATPASPVPAQSQIPPPSASSSEEHPEDSSQDTSPPMTQGSLF